The Acidobacteriota bacterium genome contains the following window.
CGCTCCGCCTTCCGTATGCTGCGAGCTCACGCCACCCTCGATCTCGAGCATGCCGATGAAATCTTTGCGCTCCTCGACCAGCTTCCGTTGACCGCGGAGCAGGAGTCCTGGATCGCCATCAGTGCCTTCGAAACCATGGAGAAGGTCACCGGGGTCTTCCGGGAACTCCTGCATCTCTACGGCGATGGAAGAAACTAGAGGCCTACCGGTCGGAAAGCCCTCCCCCGAGGGCCGGCGCACCATGGTCGGTCAGACGGTGGGCCAGTACCGCGTGCTCGGCAAGATCGGTCGCGGCGGGATGAGCGTGGTGTACAGCGCCGAGGATGTCGATCTCCATCGCAAGGTCGCGGTCAAGTTCATCTCCACCCGCCTGACCGCCGACGAAGCCGCCAAACAACGCTTCATCCAAGAAGCGCGGGCGGCCTCGGCTCTCGATCACCAGAACATCTGCACGATTCACCAGATCGGTGAAACGGACGATGGCCGGCTCTACCTGGTGATGGCCTACTACCAGGGGGAGACGGTCGGCCAGAAGATTCGCCGTGGGCCGATTTCGGTGGAAGATGCGCTGGGCGTCGTCTATCAGGTGGCGAACGGTCTTTCCCGGGCCCACGAGTCGGGAATCGTCCATCGCGACATCAAGCCGGGCAACATCATGGTGACCGATCGCGACGAGGTGAAGATCCTCGATTTCGGTATCGCCAAGCTGGCTCGGGAGGGAGCCGAGATGGAGCTCACCCAGCCGGGCACGGTGCTCGGCACGGCGGCCTACATGTCTCCGGAGCAGGCCTCCGGGCGCGAGGTCAACGACCAGACCGATATCTGGGCTTTGGGGGTGGTGCTGTTCGAGATGCTCGCCGGAGAGCGGCCGTTCCAGGGACCTCATCCGGCGGGGATCATTCATTCGATCCTCTACGACGACCTGCCCGAAGCGGCCTTGCCGGCCGACCTGGCGCCGGGCGTGCGCCGCGTGCTCCACCGCGCCCTGGCCAAGGAGCGGTCACACCGCTACGCCCGCATGAAAGAGCTGATGACCGATCTCGGCCGTTTGCTCCAGGACGGTGGCGCTGATCCGGTCGGCCTGCTGCCGCCGACGCAGGCTTTTCCCAACGTCAATCGTTCGATCGTCGTTCTGCCCTTCGCCAACCTGTCGCCGGACCGGGACAGCGACTACTTCAGCGACGGTCTGACGGACGAGCTGATCACCGATCTGTCGAACATTCGCGCCCTGCGGGTGATCTCCCGGACCTCGACCAACCGCCTCAAAGAGAGTCAGGACGACCTGCGCTCGATCGCGCGCTCGCTCAATGTCCAGTATGTGCTGGAGGGCGGCGTTCGGCGCGCCGGCGAGAGCCTGCGGGTGACGGCGAAGCTGATCGATGCCACCACCGACTCGCTGCTCTGGGCCGACAAGTACTCGGGCACGATGGAAGACGTCTTTGCGATTCAGGAGTCGCTGTCGCGAAAGATCGTCGAGGCTCTCAAGGTCACCCTCAGTGTCGAGGAGGATCGCGCCCTCGCCGAGCACCCGATCACCGACGTCGAGGCCTACGAGTTCTATCTGCGGGGCAAGCAGGAAGTCCATCGCTACTCGGAAGAGGCCCTCGATCGCGCTCTGGTCTACCTCCAGAACGGTCTCAAGATCGCCCCCGAGAACGCCCTCATGATCTCGGCTCTCGGTCAAGTCTACTGGCAGTTCGTCAACGCCGGCATCAGCTCCGATTCGATGTATCTGCAGAAGGCCGAGGAGTGCGCCCAGAAGGTGTTTGAGATCGAGCCCGATTCCCCCCACGGGAACCGCCTGCTCGGCATCATCCGAATCCACCAGGGACAATGCCTCGAGGGCGTGCGGCTGCTCCAGAAGGCTTTGGCGACCAGCCCCAACGATACGGACACGCTGGCCTTCCTGACCACCTGCTACGGATTCATGGGGAGGCCTTCGGCGGGACGACCGCTGACGCGCCGGCTGCTCGAGGTCGATCCCCTGACGCCCATCTACCAGTGCTGGCCGGGCATTCTTTCGCTGATGGACGGGCGCTTTTCGGAGGCCCTGGGATACTTCATGAAGAGCTTCCGCATGGATCCCAGCAATCCGATGGTGCGCTGCATCCACGGTCAGGTCCTGGCGATGGCAGAGCAGCGCGAGCGCGGTCTCGAGGTGTTCGAGAGCTTGCGGCGGGACATGCCCGAGAACTTCTTCGCCAAGCTCTCCGAGCTCTACTGCTACGCCCTCGCAGGGA
Protein-coding sequences here:
- a CDS encoding protein kinase; translation: MEETRGLPVGKPSPEGRRTMVGQTVGQYRVLGKIGRGGMSVVYSAEDVDLHRKVAVKFISTRLTADEAAKQRFIQEARAASALDHQNICTIHQIGETDDGRLYLVMAYYQGETVGQKIRRGPISVEDALGVVYQVANGLSRAHESGIVHRDIKPGNIMVTDRDEVKILDFGIAKLAREGAEMELTQPGTVLGTAAYMSPEQASGREVNDQTDIWALGVVLFEMLAGERPFQGPHPAGIIHSILYDDLPEAALPADLAPGVRRVLHRALAKERSHRYARMKELMTDLGRLLQDGGADPVGLLPPTQAFPNVNRSIVVLPFANLSPDRDSDYFSDGLTDELITDLSNIRALRVISRTSTNRLKESQDDLRSIARSLNVQYVLEGGVRRAGESLRVTAKLIDATTDSLLWADKYSGTMEDVFAIQESLSRKIVEALKVTLSVEEDRALAEHPITDVEAYEFYLRGKQEVHRYSEEALDRALVYLQNGLKIAPENALMISALGQVYWQFVNAGISSDSMYLQKAEECAQKVFEIEPDSPHGNRLLGIIRIHQGQCLEGVRLLQKALATSPNDTDTLAFLTTCYGFMGRPSAGRPLTRRLLEVDPLTPIYQCWPGILSLMDGRFSEALGYFMKSFRMDPSNPMVRCIHGQVLAMAEQRERGLEVFESLRRDMPENFFAKLSELYCYALAGKVDKARELVDEELSAVARTDPFYSWNLAECFALLGEKEAALEWLRQAHNNGFYNYPLLAEKDPFLESLRGDEAFDALLLEVKESWEAFEV